In the Drosophila teissieri strain GT53w chromosome 3R, Prin_Dtei_1.1, whole genome shotgun sequence genome, TGCATCATGGCATTCCTCCAGCTTGCgtatgttgctgttgtgggtGGGCAGACGCATAGCCGCAGTTGGTTTCTTACTGTTAGCGCTGATCACGGGAGTCGTGGCCTCGAACACATCATCGTCCAGCTGATCGTCcggctcctcctgctgctgctgttgcctcTGATTGGCAACTgcggccgctgctgctgccgctgccttgGCATCGTTCATTGAGCAGTTGAGTGGTTTGCCCGGCGAGCTTAGTGGGGCGGGCACAATCAGatgattgttgttgtggttcaGCGGCATCTGGGGTGgtgactgttgctgctgctgctgttgttgaagctgctgatgctgttgctgttgcatcaTGACGACATTGTAACTGCCGGCCGATGTGGTTAGCGTCGGAGTGACCGGAGCTGGGGACGCCTTGCTCATAGGCGTCATATGCGGTAAAATCTTGTACCAGGGCGCATTGTAGCCTACAAATATGGGAGGTTATTGGTATTTAATAGTACACAATGAGTATCTTGCCTATAATCAAgcaaatttaacatttataaatttattaggATATGCAACTTATGCAACTTAGAACAACTTACCGTTTTTTGGCAGCATCTTGTCCTGCCCCATTGAAGCTATTGATGCCGCTGTTGAGGTGGGCGTGTTTGGCTGGTGAAATGAAACCGTTGTTGGTGGCAGCGGCACCGATAGCTGAGTGGCGTCCACAATTACGGGATGAAAAGTCTGTCCGCCGGACACAACTACATGTGGATgtgactgctgctgttgctgctgatgttgctgctggctgcttgAAATGCGTATAACGCTGGTGGCATGGCCCacgttgttgtggctgctgctgctgccgctggtgGCTGGTGCCGATGGggctggcaaactggcaggtggcggtggaggcggttggtggtggtggtgctgatgcAGTGGGTGCTGCTGCGGTGGGGCATGCATCACCAGCGAAACGGGCGTCGTTTGCGGCGGCAGTGGTTGAGCGCGaactgttgatgttgctggtgcCGTAGCTGCAACATGagtattgctgttgctgcccaCCTCCcagtcattgttgttgttgttgctggtgttgttattgctgctggtgttgttattgctgctgctgttgttgttggcattGTAGAGCACCGGACTGGGTGTTGTTTTCCACTTCGAGTCGAGCGGTACGGCCAcaggttgctgctgttgctgctgcgactggtTGGCAATGGGTGTGAAAAAGTTCTGCCTGTGAGTGGCGGACACATTCACCGGCGAATGGGCAATGGCATTCAAAGGAGAGGCTCCGGCATGGTTAACAGGTGAGGTGTACGAGGGCGTGGCAGATCGAGAGCTGCTCAGCGATACTGAAAAGTATGAAAGAATGGAATCAAATTTAATACTGACTTAGGAGAGCACAATCGGTAGGGGTTCGGTTATTCTTCGCTCTTTTTTGGCATTACATAAGCACTGCAGATATAGTTTGGCCCCCAGCTCAAAGTCCTGGAACGCATTCATGACGTCCTTGCGCTCCTCTTGAGCATTTCCACGGAAATCTCTCTGGCTGGCCAACCGCTGCTTAAAATACACTTTTCTGCCTTCGTCGTCGTGTTGTAGTTGTCACATTCGCTTTGTCCGCTGTATTCGCATCGCTTTGCTTTTTCCGTTCTTGCTCTTCACGTATTTTTTGTGCTCTTGACAGTTCCCACTTTTCAGCATAAATGCGGCAATCGCCGATTCTTCAACGACGTTCTTTGCAAGGGCAgtggcagcgacgtcggcagcaTAAGTCGAGCGCCGCTCTCTCCAATCTCTTTTCTCTCGCGCTCGCCATGTTTGTTTACCTGCCCTGTCGGTGTGCAGCACgcgctcgtgtgtgtgtgcgtgccagGCCGCTCTCAAgtgcatttttgttgtttaggTAAAAAGGAATCAAAGGCACAGGGCaaataacaagaaaaagagCTGgataaaagaaaagaatctgTTGCGCTTCGCACGCAgcctctgccggcgtcgcgGCCACCGCTTTGTTTCGACTCAAGTGGATGCTGCGATCGCGACTTATTTTACCTTCTGCAGGTGCTTAGGAATGCGTTCAGCCCAGCCAGTGGCGTGCAAAGGGAATCAGAAACCCCCTTGGGATACAGGGATTACAGTATTTTGAAGAGTTTACTTCTCTATACGATGGCAAACTTGATCACTCGAACTACATTAAATCTAACTTAAATCTAAACAAACATACTCCGACCAATATATTGGAGACATAAGGTAAACTATTTCGACTACGCCACTGCGAGCATCTCCCTTCGCCGCTGCGGCTGCGCAGTCGCTGCGTCTGGCGTGTAAATCACGCTGCGGTCACACTCTCAAGTGGCCAGGGTGTGGGAGCGGGAGGGCAGATCTGTCGCTCTCTCCGGCGGACAATGGAACCCTTGATTCGTTTTCGGGATCGAAATTGGAATCGGACACGACCTTTGCGCCGCAGCAGCGACACCTTTCATGAAAAGCGGCGAGGCGGACGGACAAACGACCTTTGTTGAGGTGTGTGAAAAATGGACAGGGGTCGGGAGGGAGAAAGAAAGAACTACGGCGCTGCCACAATAAAACTTTATGATATGCATTTTATGGTGAATTGGAAATGCATCGAACCAGAAAACAAGAGACAAGAAAAGGTCTCGGTCATCACGACTGGACCAAGTGCGCTAGCCTTTTCGGTAAATTAGGTAGAGTATTCGTATTATCCAAAAAAATCTGATCTGAAGTTAGCAATTATTTCAGTCTacgtaattatttattttgacacATAGAACCTTTAACTATTGTCATTATTAATAAGGGTAATTGATTAACAATAGGGCTCAAGAAGCTCACTTGATTCTacccatattttatttgtttaagccctatttttttttagaaactTTTAAAGTTTCCTAGTTAACAGCGTTCCTTTAATGCCCGAAGCTTGAAGAATAACCATTTTTAACCCATAAACATTTACGCATGGGTCAAATAAGCCTCTTTATTGATACGAATTTACTGTTCAAAAGAAGCTCGAGAGCCTTTACTTTAGGCCTgcattttatggttttataaaCGAGACTTTTTTCAGTGCCTAAGAAATCCGGTTCTGAATGAAAGACCTTTCTGTCTTCTGCATTCCGAAGAGATACCTTAATGGGGGAACTCTGTAAGAGGGGATTGGTGAAGAACGTTCCCCCAGCTAAGTAGGGTGCACAAAAGTTCTGTGGTTCCTAACCGAAatcaaagaaatattttccacaaGCGCCGTGAAAAATATCTGGCCTTGTCTCTCTAATTGCGTGAACCCAGATGTATTTACGATTGAGCCGGCGCTGCACAGAGCGAAGAGGGACGGCACGAGGGAAGGCTGGAAAGGCCAGCCTTGAAATGAATTGCTGCAAACTATGAATAAATTGTTAGAGCCCAGGTTCCAGAACGGTGTCTTAAATGCTTTTATGATGCCCTCTGCCAGATCGTAAAGAGTCAAGAGGTGTGATGGTGCCGTAGAGACTTACCCAGCATGACGGCCGCATCGGTCTCCTCCTGGTCGTAGCGACCTTTGACCCGGTAGTTGGGCGACGTCTCCGAGTCGCGAGAGGTGTCCTCATCGATCTGCGTCTTACTGCTCGATCGACTGTCactaataataaagaaacaaaatggGTGCGCAGGTTAGTTGataattatatgtatacaagATCTAAACAAATCTTAGGGCATTTGTAAAGAATCCAACAGTTGAAATTTGTAGTATTGGTTGAAATATTTGGTGTAGCCGGAATTAGAAGGTGTTGTAACAGAAACTTTCGGAGGAAATTTATTCGAAAAGACTTTTATGACGCCCATAAATATAGTGTTCTATAGTAAAGAATTCTGATGAAAGTTTAACTTTGATTTATGTATGTagtaaacatttaattggattattGCAAAGGAAATGCTCtccaaatataaattaaaacgtatactaTAATGACATTAGTTCCTTACTCCATCTTGCAAAACACGAAATGCATAAACTAATACAAGACTCATCAAAAACTGgaattacataaaaataattctCTTCAGAGGGAAAATAGAGCTCACCTGAGCAGACGACCCGGGCCCGTGGACGAGGGCAGGGCACTGTTGTTGCCCTTCTGGTTGAGGTGCCGTGAGCAGTAACCGCGTCGCTGAGATTCCTTGGTGCAGAGCATGCACAGGCGACGCCACTGCTTCCCGTTGTACTTCTTCCGCACGCCGGACTCCGACTCCACGATGTCTCCCTTCTTGAAGCGGTGCGGCGTAGTGGCCTGAGATCTGTGGATGGCACTGCCGGTTTATTAGCAAGCGGGAAAGAATAGGGGAGTTGTTATAGCAAACAGAATGGGATGACCATATAAGCACTAGAATTTTGGTCttgtgaaatatattttcgttaaTTACGAAAATCGTAAACCATGACttccgtttttattttcctaaaAAAGGATTTCCGCTCACCTTGGTGTTGCTGGATGAGATCGGGGTGTAAGCCTCTGGTCGAGAAGACTGGACGTGCTGCCGCGGCTCTGCATGCTGCTCCGCTTGCTGCAGGCGCTCATCTTCTCCGTGTCCAGGTCGCCGGCCGCTGGCGAGTATCCAATGCCGACCCTTTTGAGTTCATCGTCCGAGTCGTAGTCGTCGTAGCCCCGCGacgattgctgctgctgttgctgctgcatcttgAGGTGCTGCCCATTGCTGCACGTGGAGATCACGATGTCCGCCAGGCCGTTGTACTGCTGGGGATGCGACTGTGTCGCCTGGACCACTTGCTCCGATCCGTGGGAGGGCCCGGCGATGGGGGGTCGCGTCTGGAAAGGCGAAGTGGCCGTCGTTCGATAATACTCTTCTTGTTTCaccagttgctgctgcgcctgctgaTGGGACGTTGTGGGTGGTGCCGTGGGCAGCTTGCCATCGTAACGGGTGGCCACGAAGGTCAACGGGGTGCCGGTGGCCGCTTTCGGGTAAACGATATTGCCACTGGGCACGGCCATCGCCTCGcaagctgcagctcctgctcctgctcccgctgccGACACCTTCCGCTTGGCACTGGAAGCGGAGGCACTTGCTCCACCCGTCATTGTCAGTTCGTTGAGCTCGTCCCACCAAGGCGGCTGCAGGAGCCGTAGATCGGCTCGACGCACTACCTTGGTGGTGGGCTGTAATAATACAGGTAGTAACAGTATAAGTACAAGTAAGAACTTTTAAAGAAGTGAAAAACTTATGTACAGGAAGCACACAGATTTTagatttgaaattatttgaatatgtTCGCTTACATAAAGTAAGCAACTCgtataaaaaatcaatattcataaattccagtactatttaaaatgtataaagaaAGTTTTGCAAGCTTAATGCCCTCACCATTTCATCGCCGATCAGTTGCACGCTGTATTGCTTCGTGTTCTGGTTGATGTCAGTAATGATGCCCTCCACGTAGACGAAGCTTCCAGAGCCACGTCCTTCTACCCGTTGGCGCACGCAGACACGGGCATCGAGCGTAATCTAATCGAGAAAGAGAAAAAGGCCTTTACAATATGGGGCGAGAAAAGACACACTATTTGGGGTACTCACATCCGCCATGGGCGGGCTGGCATCGAGTATCACATGGTTACGACCCTGGTGCAACACATCCGTATATAGCAGTAATCCCAAATCGGTGGAATCGAATTCCACGAGTATTGAGTCGGGAGACGCCTCCTGGGCGTGGCGTATTACCCCGGGAGCATAGTTATTCTGGATTTTGGCTAGGACACGCGTGTTGTTCCACTCGCTGAGATCGAGCAGGgatggctgctgttgctgctggtgttgttcCTGTACATGTTGCTGATTGTTTGAGTTAAAGCTAAAAcgttgtggttgctgttgtagctgctgctgctgctgttgctgttggtagTAGACGGCGGTTgtgggcgtgtgtgtgcgttgttGATGATTGATTGTGGCTGCGTGACTATTGTTGCCgctggcaacatgttgcttgTAAGTACTACCGCTGGCATGTTGCGGGGATGCAATGATAAtacgttgctgctgctgcttgatatcgctgctgctgttactgttgctgctgctgctacttttGTTGCCGGCGCCTGCACCGCAACTCACGATCATGCGATGCTGCTGATTACCGTTAGCCAGGCCATCGCTGTTGCCAGATGTATCGGCGGgtttctgctgcttctgcagGCTCacttgctgctggtgctgctgttggggATGCTGCTCGGTCTTGTCCAGCTCGGCTGGATCGAACTTTCGCTTCTTGGGATGCTGCCGCGGCTGaggtggttgctgttgctgaggTGTGCTGGTTGCTGCAGTTGCGCTTGTTGTCTGTAGGTGCGGCTGAAACagaacatgttgctgctgctgctggtcttGCTGCGCTGCTGTTGACTcggcggctgctgttgttgttgctgttggaaTACCGGCGATCGTAGCTCCCGTCGCTGGTATCACCATTTTGttggcggcaacaacaaatgcttgttgttgctgctgatgctgatgttgctgctgtttgtttgttatgaCATAAGTCTCGGCTGCGGCAAtagcgactgctgctgctccatgtgttgctgttgcagttgcattggCAGCGCTGAGCATCTTAGTTGTGGCAGCAACATGTGTGTGGCTTGTTCTCGGGGGGAGGACTGGGTGCAGCAGGGGTTGATTTTCCTTCGGCTTTATGGGATTGGTGTTGCTATTGCAACGGCGGTGACATCAGCAGCATCCTTCCTGCAATCGAAGCGAAAGGCgagaaaatttgttaattggGTTGACAACAGAAAACCATTAAAATCAACGACGCCGTTGTCGATGTCATTTCATAATTAGTGTAATCCGCATCCGGACAACCCTGACATCCTGCCACGATCCACAGGACTCACAGAAACTCTGGCGCCCGACGTCGGGACATAAAATTCAATCTCGGCCAACTATGGCTCTCTCTTTCCTTCTGAGCGTGTCTGTGTGAGAATTtgcgacaacgacaacggaaacattttaatttgcacaGACGTCCAGTGGTCTGGGCTGGCTTGTGGgcgatgggcgtggctgcaGCCGGCATTAAAAAGGGgtaaaaatgaatataaatgaCACTTGAAACATTTTATGCCAAAGCCACACAGACTGATGGACGTACAGTTGAACAAAAAGTCAAGACCATCCGGCTACCACAAAAACACCCCCATACACACCTAAAGAGGTGCAATTGTAGGTCCAATTGCAACCGCaccaaactttttaaattgggGCTAAAAGAAGGTATATACCAGGTTAAGCCGTGAATGGCATACACAACCACatggcaataaatatttccgaAGAGACTTCATCATCTCATTACGATTCATCCCGTAACATGTACGGATTAttggcaattttaatgaatttcgAAGTATTCTAAAATGGTTTCCATTATTTCTATGTGTACTTAAGTTTtcaatacacatttttttcgtACACATAAGTCAAGTAATATAATGTATGAAGTTCAATATACCACATCTTAATCTTCCACCTGATAAAACTTGTAGTACCCACGCTCCCCAATTAATTTCACCCAATTGTTATAGATTTTCCCAGTCCCTTTTTCGCTCTCATTTCATCAGACGAAGGGCCTCACAAAAGTCTTGCATACTTCTGGGCATGATACGTATACGACCGTTAGCCAGAGTTGCCACATCTCGGTGGCAATACGGCTTATCGCAGGAGCAACTCCTCCaatgccatttccattttcaatttgatccCCGTTTTCCATCCACAGTCCGCATCCAT is a window encoding:
- the LOC122621950 gene encoding putative transcription factor capicua isoform X4, with protein sequence MLSAANATATATHGAAAVAIAAAETYVITNKQQQHQHQQQQQAFVVAANKMVIPATGATIAGIPTATTTAAAESTAAQQDQQQQQHVLFQPHLQTTSATAATSTPQQQQPPQPRQHPKKRKFDPAELDKTEQHPQQQHQQQVSLQKQQKPADTSGNSDGLANGNQQHRMIVSCGAGAGNKSSSSSNSNSSSDIKQQQQRIIIASPQHASGSTYKQHVASGNNSHAATINHQQRTHTPTTAVYYQQQQQQQQLQQQPQRFSFNSNNQQHVQEQHQQQQQPSLLDLSEWNNTRVLAKIQNNYAPGVIRHAQEASPDSILVEFDSTDLGLLLYTDVLHQGRNHVILDASPPMADITLDARVCVRQRVEGRGSGSFVYVEGIITDINQNTKQYSVQLIGDEMPTTKVVRRADLRLLQPPWWDELNELTMTGGASASASSAKRKVSAAGAGAGAAACEAMAVPSGNIVYPKAATGTPLTFVATRYDGKLPTAPPTTSHQQAQQQLVKQEEYYRTTATSPFQTRPPIAGPSHGSEQVVQATQSHPQQYNGLADIVISTCSNGQHLKMQQQQQQQSSRGYDDYDSDDELKRVGIGYSPAAGDLDTEKMSACSKRSSMQSRGSTSSLLDQRLTPRSHPATPSAIHRSQATTPHRFKKGDIVESESGVRKKYNGKQWRRLCMLCTKESQRRGYCSRHLNQKGNNSALPSSTGPGRLLSDSRSSSKTQIDEDTSRDSETSPNYRVKGRYDQEETDAAVMLVSLSSSRSATPSYTSPVNHAGASPLNAIAHSPVNVSATHRQNFFTPIANQSQQQQQQPVAVPLDSKWKTTPSPVLYNANNNSSSNNNTSSNNNTSNNNNNDWEVGSNSNTHVAATAPATSTVRAQPLPPQTTPVSLVMHAPPQQHPLHQHHHHQPPPPPPASLPAPSAPATSGSSSSHNNVGHATSVIRISSSQQQHQQQQQQSHPHVVVSGGQTFHPVIVDATQLSVPLPPTTVSFHQPNTPTSTAASIASMGQDKMLPKNGYNAPWYKILPHMTPMSKASPAPVTPTLTTSAGSYNVVMMQQQQHQQLQQQQQQQQSPPQMPLNHNNNHLIVPAPLSSPGKPLNCSMNDAKAAAAAAAAVANQRQQQQQEEPDDQLDDDVFEATTPVISANSKKPTAAMRLPTHNSNIRKLEECHDASDGTAGAPATSAAKRRSQSLSALQQQQQQQQQAGAAGTAAGQPANKKIRRPMNAFMIFSKKHRKMVHKKHPNQDNRTVSKILGEWWYALKPEQKAQYHELASSVKDAHFKLHPEWKWCSKDRRKSSTSTATPGGKAGGAAGTGDAKQRLVSVDGSDSLEHDMCPSTPGGSGSCGGQGMSSDLQGDIIPLTIDNYNSTCDEAPTTISMKGNGKLMKNELPSDEDEHMLVVEEEPQQPVKKLDLHCRERVNDSEMDDTPFDYRKQQPEANQRSAEEHNTSGANGQAISAPPLNGGEREITLKPKAIKAHPVLESNMLPYTQMSIYTQYTSPKNPIGVTPFQPTGGAFKSMPISPKGSGGKPEDAGSLQPHIKQEDIKQEPPSPYKLNNGSGSSAGGGVVSAPPPNSGSVGAIFNFNVPTATALSQKQFHYPMHHPHRSPTDLRAAHQACVPSSPAGMGLGHAANIATPPASAPAQIMGGGPASQKMFFAMSHPYTLLQRSHQPGTPSLEHLQLDAFAPGGYTLRNHNGLSSLPPPVSAQPTMLLHGYTPSHSAEPPARSPSYKSMPSTPKSATYLMSAPPERGMDGGMSGCASAAASGGDESDMDADGQQFILAPTPAQLGRAPLQRRKNQSQSKSESNVSFGGNLGTSNGQHISRKLHSPTMMESSSPIIGHVNSSNLSSALPTPTSSTTTPNSDEQLPLTPTTSSSNSHINQQPKSPMKGAPGSTAAALKKKNDEMNNSVLKQVDFEKKYKALPQFQPEDCQSPSAIAVPSSPRVYGTNYRKKNTAPPPVQKLMCEDDSIDEPASAPPTTTQRFFGPDFNNELKELESSDQTGRSPRTPKTPLQSARSDASEKGHRKVLETRRSLVLQLFAEHGNFPTAQATMAFQSKHSDVFPRKQDLQLKIREVRQKLLGQASCTPHSAGPNTPSDSNSSSTTLSASSTSLNMQATSAAGCHQQQHPALQPHPATKTTESDAKYK
- the LOC122621950 gene encoding putative transcription factor capicua isoform X6, coding for MLSAANATATATHGAAAVAIAAAETYVITNKQQQHQHQQQQQAFVVAANKMVIPATGATIAGIPTATTTAAAESTAAQQDQQQQQHVLFQPHLQTTSATAATSTPQQQQPPQPRQHPKKRKFDPAELDKTEQHPQQQHQQQVSLQKQQKPADTSGNSDGLANGNQQHRMIVSCGAGAGNKSSSSSNSNSSSDIKQQQQRIIIASPQHASGSTYKQHVASGNNSHAATINHQQRTHTPTTAVYYQQQQQQQQLQQQPQRFSFNSNNQQHVQEQHQQQQQPSLLDLSEWNNTRVLAKIQNNYAPGVIRHAQEASPDSILVEFDSTDLGLLLYTDVLHQGRNHVILDASPPMADITLDARVCVRQRVEGRGSGSFVYVEGIITDINQNTKQYSVQLIGDEMPTTKVVRRADLRLLQPPWWDELNELTMTGGASASASSAKRKVSAAGAGAGAAACEAMAVPSGNIVYPKAATGTPLTFVATRYDGKLPTAPPTTSHQQAQQQLVKQEEYYRTTATSPFQTRPPIAGPSHGSEQVVQATQSHPQQYNGLADIVISTCSNGQHLKMQQQQQQQSSRGYDDYDSDDELKRVGIGYSPAAGDLDTEKMSACSKRSSMQSRGSTSSLLDQRLTPRSHPATPSAIHRSQATTPHRFKKGDIVESESGVRKKYNGKQWRRLCMLCTKESQRRGYCSRHLNQKGNNSALPSSTGPGRLLSDSRSSSKTQIDEDTSRDSETSPNYRVKGRYDQEETDAAVMLVSLSSSRSATPSYTSPVNHAGASPLNAIAHSPVNVSATHRQNFFTPIANQSQQQQQQPVAVPLDSKWKTTPSPVLYNANNNSSSNNNTSSNNNTSNNNNNDWEVGSNSNTHVAATAPATSTVRAQPLPPQTTPVSLVMHAPPQQHPLHQHHHHQPPPPPPASLPAPSAPATSGSSSSHNNVGHATSVIRISSSQQQHQQQQQQSHPHVVVSGGQTFHPVIVDATQLSVPLPPTTVSFHQPNTPTSTAASIASMGQDKMLPKNGYNAPWYKILPHMTPMSKASPAPVTPTLTTSAGSYNVVMMQQQQHQQLQQQQQQQQSPPQMPLNHNNNHLIVPAPLSSPGKPLNCSMNDAKAAAAAAAAVANQRQQQQQEEPDDQLDDDVFEATTPVISANSKKPTAAMRLPTHNSNIRKLEECHDASDGTAGAPATSAAKRRSQSLSALQQQQQQQQQAGAAGTAAGQPANKKIRRPMNAFMIFSKKHRKMVHKKHPNQDNRTVSKILGEWWYALKPEQKAQYHELASSVKDAHFKLHPEWKWCSKDRRKSSTSTATPGGKAGGAAGTGDAKQRLVSVDGSDSLEHDMCPSTPGGSGSCGGQGMSSDLQGDIIPLTIDNYNSTCDEAPTTISMKGNGKLMKNELPSDEDEHMLVVEEEPQQPVKKLDLHCRERVNDSEMDDTPFDYRKQQPEANQRSAEEHNTSGANGQAISAPPLNGGEREITLKPKAIKAHPVLESNMLPYTQMSIYTQYTSPKNPIGVTPFQPTGGAFKSMPISPKGSGGKPEDAGSLQPHIKQEDIKQEPPSPYKLNNGSGSSAGGGVVSAPPPNSGSVGAIFNFNVPTATALSQKQFHYPMHHPHRSPTDLRAAHQACVPSSPAGMGLGHAANIATPPASAPAQIMGGGPASQKMFFAMSHPYTLLQRSHQPGTPSLEHLQLDAFAPGGYTLRNHNGLSSLPPPVSAQPTMLLHGYTPSHSAEPPARSPSYKSMPSTPKSATYLMSAPPERGMDGGMSGCASAAASGGDESDMDADGQQFILAPTPAQLGRAPLQRRKNQSQSKSESNVSFGGNLGTSNGQHISRKLHSPTMMESSSPIIGHVNSSNLSSALPTPTSSTTTPNSDEQLPLTPTTSSSNSHINQQPKSPMKGAPGSTAAALKKKNDEMNNSVLKQVDFEKKYKALPQFQPEDCQSPSAIAVPSSPRVYGTNYRKKNTAPPPVQKLMCEDDSIDEPASAPPTTTQRFFGPDFNNELKELESSDQTGRSPRTPKTPLQSARSDASEKGHRKVLETRRSLVLQLFAEHGNFPTAQATMAFQSKHSDVFPRKQDLQLKIREVRQKLLGQASCTPHSAGPNTPSDSNSSSTTLSASSTSLNMQATSAADVFQYY
- the LOC122621950 gene encoding putative transcription factor capicua isoform X2 — translated: MLSAANATATATHGAAAVAIAAAETYVITNKQQQHQHQQQQQAFVVAANKMVIPATGATIAGIPTATTTAAAESTAAQQDQQQQQHVLFQPHLQTTSATAATSTPQQQQPPQPRQHPKKRKFDPAELDKTEQHPQQQHQQQVSLQKQQKPADTSGNSDGLANGNQQHRMIVSCGAGAGNKSSSSSNSNSSSDIKQQQQRIIIASPQHASGSTYKQHVASGNNSHAATINHQQRTHTPTTAVYYQQQQQQQQLQQQPQRFSFNSNNQQHVQEQHQQQQQPSLLDLSEWNNTRVLAKIQNNYAPGVIRHAQEASPDSILVEFDSTDLGLLLYTDVLHQGRNHVILDASPPMADITLDARVCVRQRVEGRGSGSFVYVEGIITDINQNTKQYSVQLIGDEMPTTKVVRRADLRLLQPPWWDELNELTMTGGASASASSAKRKVSAAGAGAGAAACEAMAVPSGNIVYPKAATGTPLTFVATRYDGKLPTAPPTTSHQQAQQQLVKQEEYYRTTATSPFQTRPPIAGPSHGSEQVVQATQSHPQQYNGLADIVISTCSNGQHLKMQQQQQQQSSRGYDDYDSDDELKRVGIGYSPAAGDLDTEKMSACSKRSSMQSRGSTSSLLDQRLTPRSHPATPSAIHRSQATTPHRFKKGDIVESESGVRKKYNGKQWRRLCMLCTKESQRRGYCSRHLNQKGNNSALPSSTGPGRLLSDSRSSSKTQIDEDTSRDSETSPNYRVKGRYDQEETDAAVMLVSLSSSRSATPSYTSPVNHAGASPLNAIAHSPVNVSATHRQNFFTPIANQSQQQQQQPVAVPLDSKWKTTPSPVLYNANNNSSSNNNTSSNNNTSNNNNNDWEVGSNSNTHVAATAPATSTVRAQPLPPQTTPVSLVMHAPPQQHPLHQHHHHQPPPPPPASLPAPSAPATSGSSSSHNNVGHATSVIRISSSQQQHQQQQQQSHPHVVVSGGQTFHPVIVDATQLSVPLPPTTVSFHQPNTPTSTAASIASMGQDKMLPKNGYNAPWYKILPHMTPMSKASPAPVTPTLTTSAGSYNVVMMQQQQHQQLQQQQQQQQSPPQMPLNHNNNHLIVPAPLSSPGKPLNCSMNDAKAAAAAAAAVANQRQQQQQEEPDDQLDDDVFEATTPVISANSKKPTAAMRLPTHNSNIRKLEECHDASDGTAGAPATSAAKRRSQSLSALQQQQQQQQQAGAAGTAAGQPANKKIRRPMNAFMIFSKKHRKMVHKKHPNQDNRTVSKILGEWWYALKPEQKAQYHELASSVKDAHFKLHPEWKWCSKDRRKSSTSTATPGGKAGGAAGTGDAKQRLVSVDGSDSLEHDMCPSTPGGSGSCGGQGMSSDLQGDIIPLTIDNYNSTCDEAPTTISMKGNGKLMKNELPSDEDEHMLVVEEEPQQPVKKLDLHCRERVNDSEMDDTPFDYRKQQPEANQRSAEEHNTSGANGQAISAPPLNGGEREITLKPKAIKAHPVLESNMLPYTQMSIYTQYTSPKNPIGVTPFQPTGGAFKSMPISPKGSGGKPEDAGSLQPHIKQEDIKQEPPSPYKLNNGSGSSAGGGVVSAPPPNSGSVGAIFNFNVPTATALSQKQFHYPMHHPHRSPTDLRAAHQACVPSSPAGMGLGHAANIATPPASAPAQIMGGGPASQKMFFAMSHPYTLLQRSHQPGTPSLEHLQLDAFAPGGYTLRNHNGLSSLPPPVSAQPTMLLHGYTPSHSAEPPARSPSYKSMPSTPKSATYLMSAPPERGMDGGMSGCASAAASGGDESDMDADGQQFILAPTPAQLGRAPLQRRKNQSQSKSESNVSFGGNLGTSNGQHISRKLHSPTMMESSSPIIGHVNSSNLSSALPTPTSSTTTPNSDEQLPLTPTTSSSNSHINQQPKSPMKGAPGSTAAALKKKNDEMNNVLKQVDFEKKYKALPQFQPEDCQSPSAIAVPSSPRVYGTNYRKKNTAPPPVQKLMCEDDSIDEPASAPPTTTQRFFGPDFNNELKDERLAELESSDQTGRSPRTPKTPLQSARSDASEKGHRKVLETRRSLVLQLFAEHGNFPTAQATMAFQSKHSDVFPRKQDLQLKIREVRQKLLGQASCTPHSAGPNTPSDSNSSSTTLSASSTSLNMQATSAAGCHQQQHPALQPHPATKTTESDAKYK